One Streptomyces formicae genomic window, CCAGGGAGGCAGGGAGGCGCCGCAGGTCAGCCCCCTGAAACCCCCTCCACAGCGCCCCCGGAAGGGGGGTGCTCTACCTCCCTGGACACCGAGTTGAAGGGATTCCGCATGTCTCCGGAACACCCCGCCCACGCACCCCTCGAACGGGCCCCGGACATCCACCAGCCCGCCCCCGTCACCGTGATCCAGGCCACGCCGCTCGTGCCGGTGCAGCCGTCCACGGTCGCGGCCGTGCAGTCCATCGTGCTGCCCGACGGCCGCATCGTCACCGGCTACGCGATCGAGCCCGCCAAGCCCGAACCGGTCGCCGTGAAACCGCCCGTTTCGCGGGTCGCGGTGAACGTCGCGCTCGGAGGCATCGGGTTCGGCGCGGTCTGCGGCGGGCTGCTCCTGCTCACGACGTTCATCACCGCGCTCGCCGCGCTCATCCAGCAGCTCATCATCCTCGCCGCTGTCATCTTCGGCGGGTGGATCGCTGTCCAGGTCCTCAGCGGTGGCCGTGGCGGCAACACGTTCAACATCCGCAAGGCCGTCTTCAAGCGCAACCACTTCCACGGCTAGGGCTCGGAGCCGAGATCACATCTCATCGCGCGTCGCAGGGACGTATGAGCGTCCTTGTATGCCTGACGTAGACGCGTGTACTCCTCATCGTCACTGGTCACGCCTACTTCCACCGCCATGCACATGGCTCGCATGGCGTGGTGGGTATCGTCCGCCGCTTCCACCACGCTCAGCGGCGCCATGATCTGTATCTCGTACCTACGGCCCAGGCAGTGCTCATAGGCATCCCAAACCGCCTTGGCCCGTTCCGTCGGCGCCAGCTCGGTCGCCCGTGCCAGCCAACTGCACGTATGCCGCGTGCTGGACAAGACCGCCAGGTACGAGCCGTAGAGAACCCGCCTGTTCTCGATGTTCTGGTCGACGCGCTGCCGCTTCCAACGCCAGAACTCAAGCGCCCCTGCCGACAGCGTGGCGATAGCGCCACCCGCAACGGTGCTGATCAGCGCAGTCCACTCCACCCGTTCCGCCCCCCTGGGGTCACACCAGCTCATCAACCAGCGAAACACGAGGGGCGGCCCCTCTCGGCAAAGAACGGGGCCGCCCTTGTCCACCAGCCACGAACTGACCCTGTGGAGGTCTCCAGCATGACGCAACCGACCGACATCCGGCGAGAGCACCTGTCCACCGCTCTCGCCCTGGCATCCTCCGGCGTTCCGGTGTTGCCGCTGCGGGCGGGGAAGGTGCCGTTCGGCAACTGCCGGGCCTGCGCGGACAACGCGTGCGGCGGGCGGCCGAACATGAAGACCCCCGGCCCCTGCACCTGCCCTGCGCCCTGCCACGCCTGGGCCGCCGCGACCACCGACCCGGACGTCATCAACTCCCCTACGTGGGCGCGGGCGTGGCGGGACGCGGCGGCGGTCGCCTACCACCCCGGTGGCGCCGATCTCACCGTCGTCGACCTCGACACCCCCGCCGCCGTCGCCTGGGCCGCTCGCACCCTGCCCGCCACCCAGACCGTGGCCAGCACGCGCGGGGAGCACTGGATCTACCAGGGCGCCATGCGCTCGGTGAACGGCGTCCGCGCTGGCATCGACATCAAGTCGACCATGTCCTACGCCCGTTGGCTCGGACCCGGCACCGGCACCCTCACCGCCCTGCCGGATGCCGTCCGTGCGCTCGCCGTGAAGACCGCCCCGATCCGGCCCGTGCCGCAGGTCATCACCGTGCCCGCACCGGCCCCGGGCGGGGTCTGCCCCCACCGCACGCCCGCCTACCTGGCCCGTGGCCTCGCCATGGCGGAGCAGCGCATCACCCAGGCCACCAGCGGCGTGCACAACGCCGTGTACCGCACCTTCCTCGCCGTGCTCTCCACCCACGGCCGGTGCGGCTGCCTCACCGACGTCCACGTCGGGCGCCTGTTCACCGCCGCGCAGACCAAGGGCGAGAGTGCCCGGCACTGCGCCGACGCGTGGACCAACGCCCGCACCGCACTGGGGATGTGAGCCATGTCCGAGGACGAGAAGAACCCCGCCCGCGAGGTCATCACCGACTACGCCCAAGCGCACTTCCGGTACTTCCGCACCCCCGACGGCACCGTCTACGCACAGAAGAAGGGCCACCCCGTGGCCCGCCCGATCCGCTCCCAGGGCACCACCGGCAGCCACCGCCAAGAACTCATGGTCGGCCTCTTCCACGACGGGCGAGGCGTGTTCAACGGCACCGCCCTCAAGGAAGCGTTGGACCTGATCGAGGCACTCGCGCTGAGCGAGGACGTGCAGCCCGTCCACATCCGCGTCGCCCCGGGCTTTGACGGGGCGACGTGGCTCGACTTGGGCCGCGATGACGGGCAGTCCGTGCGCATCCACCCCACCGGCTGGGAGATCACCGTTCCCGACCCGCGCGAGGTGTGCTGGCGGCGCACCCAGCTCACCGGGGAACTGCCCCTGCCCGCCAAGGACACGAACGGCAAGGGCATCGACCTGCTGATGCGGCTGTGCAACTTCGCCACCGCCGAGACCGAGTGCCTGGCCCTCGCCTGGCTCATCGGCTGCCTCGGTCCGTCGGTGCCCGTCCCCGCCCCGTTCCTCACCGGCCCGCAGGGCGCGGGCAAGTCCACGGGCGGGCGGATGCTCATCCGCATCGTGGAGGGCATGAGCGGCGACCTGAGGCGTGCGCCCAAGGACGAGGAGAACCTCATCGCGGCGGTGGCGGCCGGATGGGTCACCGCCCTGGACAACCTCTCCCACATGACCCCGGACCTGTCGGACGCCATGTGCTGCATCGTCACCGGAGCCGAGAGCGTCAAGCGCGCGCTGTTCACCGACGGGGACGTCTTCCGCGTCGGCTACCGCCGCCCCCTGCTCCTGACCGGCATCGACGTCGGCGTCATCCGCCCCGACCTCGCCGAGCGCCTCCTGCCCCTGCGTCTGGAGCGCCCCCGCGTCCGGCGCACCGAAGCGGAGCTGTGGGCGGAGTACGCGGAAGTCCTGCCCGTCGTTCTCGGCTCGCTCCTGGACCTCACCGTCAAGGTCCGCGCGGCCGACGCGGAGACGCCTACCGACCTGCGGATGGCGGATTTCGCGCACCTGTGCGCGCAGCTCGACACCGCCACCGGCTTCGGGACCCTCGCCGCCTACCGGGCCAGCCTCGACGACCTCAACGACGACGTCATCGAAGGCGACCTGCTCGCGCAGACCGTCCTGCGGCACGCCGACACGCTCACCCCGGGCACGGCACAGCGGATGACGTCCACGGAGTGGCTGCATCTCCTCAGCGGCCTCTACAGCAGCGACGAGGTACGGCCCCTGCCTAAAGGGTGGCCGACCACCGGCAAGGTGCTCTCCGACCGCCTCAAGCGCCTTCAGCCGACGCTCGCCGCCCGGGGCGTCCTCATCGACGCAGGCCGCACCAGCGAAGGCCGCTACCTCGAAATGGCCCGCCGCGAAGACCCGCCGCCGCGCGAGCAGCAGCAGGTGTTCTGACCCGCGACCAGGCTCGCCCGGACAAGCAAGAAGAGCACCACTCGCCCCGCGAGACGTGTGCTCCTCTTGCTGTTCGGCGGAACGCCGCCCAAGGGTCGCGCCGCGAAGCGGCCCCTTCTTCGCTCTTTGAGCGGCACCGAACTACTACAGGCACCCCCTCTTTTGTCCTAAGAGGGAAGCGCTGCGTCATCTGCGTCATGCGGCCGGAAAACTGGCCCCTGACCTGCACTTACGGCCATGACGCAGACGGCAAGCTCTGCGTCATCCTGCGTCATCTGCGTCATGGGCTACGTCACGGATGACGCAGCCCATGACGCACCGATGACGCACACCCCCACCACCGCGTCACGCAAAACCGCAGGTCAGAAGCTCGTATGACGCTGATGACGCAATGACGCAGAAATCCGCACCTCGGACACACACGGGCCACCGGCCCGACCCCCGAAGGCAAGAGCCGTACTGCCCAGGAGGCACCCCGGATGAGCACCGCGATCGCCGCGCCCGTCGACCGACTCCTGTACAAGCCCGAGGAAGCCGCCGAAGCGCTCGCCATCGGCCGCTCCACCGTCTACGAGCTGATGGCCGAAGGCGCCCTGAAGTACATCAAGTTGGGCCGCCTGCGCCGGATTCGGCGCAGGGACCTGGAGGCGTACGTCGAGAACCTCGCCCCGCTGCCCGCCTGATCCCCGCACGCCCTGAGGCGCCCCCGAGCACTCCGCTCGGGGGCGCCTCCCGCATGGAGGAACCCATGAGCCCCCGCAAGGCCAACAACGAGTCGTCCATCTACTTCGGCGCCGATGGCTGGTGGCACGGCCGCGTCACGATGGGCGTGAAGAACGACGGAAGCCCCGACCGCCGCCACCGCCGCGCCCGGACCGAACCCGAAATTAAGCGCAAGGTCAAAGCACTGGAACAGCAGCGCGACCAAGGCCGTGCCCCCACCGCTGGCCGCAAGCCGACCGTCGCGAAGTGGATGGAGACCTACCTCACCGACATCGCAAGCCTGAAGCTCAAGCCGCGGTCCCTCGATGACTACTGGTCCAAGACCCGCAACGACATCGTTCCCGGCGTCGGCCAGCACCGCATCGACAAGCTGCAGCCTGAGCACCTGGAGCGGATGTACCGCGCCATGCTCGATGCCGGGCACGCCCCCTCGCACGTGGTGAAGGTGCACCGCATCCTGTCCCGCGCCCTGAAGATTGCCCACCGTCGCCGCATGATCAGCGAGAACGTGGCCACCCTCGTGGACCCCCCGAGCGTCGACGAGACCGAGGCCAACCCCTTCAGCAAGGAGGAAGCCAAGGCATTCCTCGAAGCCGCCGCCAAGCGGCCCACCTTCATGCGGTGGATCGTCGGCGTCGGCATGGGCTTCCGGCAGGGCGAGACGCTCGGTCTGCGCTGGACCTACGTCGATCTGGAAGCAGAGCTGTTCCACCCCAAGTGGCAACTCCAACGGCTCACTTGGCGGCACGGCTGCGATGACCCGCACGCCTGCGGGGCGCGTCGCCACCGCTTCGTCTCGTGCCCGCCGAACTGCACCCGGCACGAGGGCTACAAGCGCGGCTGCCCAAAGCCCTGCACCAAGACGTGCAAGAAGCACGCGAGCATCTGCCCCCAGCGCAAGGGGGGCGGGCTCGTCTTCACGCGCCCCAAGACCAAGAAGAGCCAGAACGCCGTGCCGATCCCGCCCGTCTTCATCCCCTTCTTGCGCGACCACAAGGCCCAGCAAGACGAGATGCGCACCGCAGCCGCGGAACTGTGGCAGGAGCACGACGTGGTGTTCGCGCGGCCGGACGGACGCCCCTTCGACCCGCGCGCCGACTACGAAGAATTCAAGGAGCTGCTCGAAGAAGCCGGAATCGACGACCGCCGCCTCTACGACGGGAGCCGCCACACCGCAGGCACGATCCTGAACGAACTCGGCGTCGACATGCCCACCATCATGGAGATCCTCCGGCACACCCAGATCAGCCAGACCCGCCGCTACGTGAAGGGCCGATCCCACCTCTCCAAGGACGCGATGCGACGCATGGGCGAGTTCTTCGTACCCGGTCCGCAGAGCCCGGACCCGGAGCCCTCCCAGGGCCCCACTGAGACCACAACTGAGACCCCCGACACCCGCGCGGCCCGCTCCCGCCGCCGACGCCGCATCCGCTGAACGAGAAAACCCCAGGTCAGAATCAATCTGACCTGGGGTTCCAGATGAGCCCCCTGTCGGATTCGAACCGACGACCTACGCATTACAAGTGCGTTGCTCTGGCCATCTGAGCTAAGGAGGCACACGCACCGGCGCAGCCGCGCCGACGTGCCCGAGCAGTGTAACCAACACCGTCCGCGCGCCCGTCGAAAATTTCCTCGAAGGTCGCGGTCCTCCGACTACTGACAGACCGCGGACCTCCGGGGTACCGTCACGAGCAGTTCACCCAGGTGGACTACACCACTCCCTCTCTACAACGGATCGTCCGGCACGTTCCTGCCGGTGAAGGGGGCCCTCACCATGGCCACTGTTACGTTCGACAAGGCGACCCGCATCTACCCGGGTGGCGACAAGCCCGCCGTCGACGGTCTGGACATCGAGATCGAGGACGGCGAGTTCCTCGTCCTCGTCGGTCCTTCCGGCTGCGGCAAGTCCACCTCGCTCCGCATGCTCGCGGGGCTCGAGGACGTGAACGCCGGAGCCATCCGCATCGGTGACCGCGACGTCACGCACCTGCCGCCGAAGGACCGGGACATCGCCATGGTGTTCCAGAACTACGCGCTGTACCCGCACATGACCGTCGCCGACAACATGGGCTTCGCGCTCAAGATCGCCGGCGTCAACAAGGCCGAGATCCGCCAGAAGGTCGAGGACGCGGCGAAGATCCTGGACCTCACCGAGTACCTGGGCCGCAAGCCCAAGGCGCTCTCCGGCGGTCAGCGCCAGCGTGTGGCGATGGGCCGCGCGATCGTGCGTGAGCCGCAGGTCTTCCTCATGGACGAGCCGCTGTCGAACCTCGACGCCAAGCTCCGCGTCTCCACCCGTACGCAGATCGCCTCGCTCCAGCGCCGCCTCGGCATCACCACCGTGTACGTCACCCACGACCAGGTCGAGGCCATGACCATGGGCGACCGCGTGGCCGTGCTCAAGGACGGGCTGCTCCAGCAGGTCGACTCGCCGCGCAACATGTACGACCGGCCCGCGAACCTGTTCGTCGCCGGGTTCATCGGCTCGCCCGCGATGAACCTCGTCGAGGTCCCGATCACCGACGGCGGCGTGAAGTTCGGCAACTCCGTGGTCCCCGTGAACCGCGAGGCTCTCAGCGCCGCCGCCGACCGGGGCGACCGCACGGTCACCGTCGGCGTCCGCCCGGAGCACTTCGACATCGTCGAGCAGAACGGCGCCGCCGCGAAGGCCCTCTCCAAGGAGAGCGCGGACGCCCCGGCCGGTCTGGCCGTCTCCGTGAACGTCGTCGAGGAGCTCGGCGCCGACGGTTACGTCTACGGCACCGCCGAGGTCAGCGGCGAGCAGAAGGACCTCGTCGTCCGCGTGAACGGCCGCCAGGTGCCGGAGAAGGGCGCGCAGCTGCACGTCGTGCCGCGTCCGGGCGAGACCCACGTCTTCTCCACCTCGACGGGCGAGCGCCTCTCCGACTGACGCCGGAGCGACCCGTACGTAGACTCCCGTGAGGGCCCGGCACCGCGGTGCCGGGCCCTCACGCGTGCGCCGCGCTCCCGTCGAGCACGCTCACGTTGTCGACAAATACCCCGGCAGACCGGTCATTTCGCCCATCCGCCGTCAACGGCGCGACAGCGAAACCTTCTTCTCTGTCGCTCGACCGAGTGACTAAATGTCGCCAAATCATCACCTAGCGCTACGCTCACTCGCGTGACGCATTCCGCCAACTACACCCAGAAGCCGCGCCGAGCCCACCGGGGCCCCGCCCGCCGCATCGGCCGCACGCTTGCCCTCGTCCTGCCCGTGATGCTGGTGCTTTCCGGGACCCTCGCGGTCACCAGCGTCAACTGGTCGGGGAATTCCTCGGATTCGATGCTCACCGCATCCGCCGACGACCTCTCCGTACCGGCCAAGTCCCGCGCCCCGCAGGACATCCTGCGCGACCGGCTCCTGATCGAACTCCAGGAGAAGAACCCGGGCGTGGCGCTCACCCACCTCCAGCGGGAGGTGAACCGCCACCCGTCGCTCGCCAGGCACTGCATGTCGATCGCGCGCGCACTCGGCCGCGCCGCCGTGCACGCGTACGGCCCGACCCGCGCCCAGTCGTACGCCCGCCCGGTCTGCGACACGTCCTTCGCGACGGGCGTGGCCCGGACGGCTACTTGAGTCGTCCGGCGCCGGGGGGCCGGGCCCCGGGCCAGTGCCCCGTCACGGCCGCATATCGTGCAGGGCATGACTGCTGACCCGCCCCCCAGGCAAGCCGTGATCCTCGCCGGAGGCCAAGGCTCGCGACTCCGCCCGTACACCGACGACCGGCCCAAGCCGATGGTCGAGATCCCCGGCACGGGGACCCCGATCATCGGCCATCAGCTTGCCTGGCTCGCCGAGGAGGGCGTGACCGACGCCGTCGTCTCCTGCGGCCATCTCGCCGAGGTCCTCAAGGACTGGCTGGACTCGGCGGATCTGCCGCTCAACGTCACCACGGTCGTCGAGAAGGAACCGCTCGGCCGCGGCGGCGGCCTCAAGTACGCCGCCGGCCACCTGCCGCACGCCGACCGCCCCTGGTACGCGACGAACGGCGACATCTGGACCCGCTTCTCGCTGCGCGACATGGCGGCCTTCCACGCCGAGCGCGACGCCACCGCGACCCTCGCCCTGGCCCGCCCCCGCATCCCGTGGGGCGCCGTCGAGACGGACGCGTTCGGCCACATCACGGACTTCATCGAGGCCCCGCCGTCCCCGTACCTCATCAACGCGGGCGTCTACGTCTTCTCCTCGTCCTTCACCGCGCTCCTGCCCGACCTCGGCGACCACGAGCGCACCACGTTCCCGCGCCTGGCCCGTGAGAAGCGCCTGGCGGGCTTCCCGCTGCCGCAGGGCGCGTACTGGCGCGCCATCGACACCGCGAAGGACCTCACCGAGGCCGCCAAGGAGCTCGCCGCGCAACGCCGTTGAGGCGGTATCGGCTGCGTACGTACGGGAGAGGGGGCCACGCACACTCGGTGTGCGTGGCCCCCTCTCCCGTACGTAGACCGGGAACGCCGTCTCAGCGCCTCTCAGTGGCCGAGGACGCCGCCCAGGAGCCCCGGCTTCTCCCCGCCCGTGCCGCCGGTGCCGCCGGAGCCTCCCGAGCCGCCGGAGCCGCCCGTGGTGCCGCCACCGCCGCTGGACGTCGGTCCCGCGGTCGTCGTGGCCGGCTGCTGTTGCTGCGTCGCCGACTGCTGCGGCGGGGCCTGGCCCGCCGTGCTGCCTTGCGTCTGGCTGGGCTGCTGCTCCGAGCCGACGGTGCCCGTCTCGCGGGCCGTGCCGGGCGACGTGGCGCCCTGCGTGGGGCTCGCGGAGCTGCCCTGACCCTGCGTCGGGGAGCCCGTCGACTGCGTCGGGCTCCCCGACTGGCGACGGTGGTGCTTCTTCGCGGGGTCGCCGGGGAGCGGTGAGCCCTCCTGCTCGTTGCGCGGGGCCTCGCCGGGCCCCGGCACCGTCACGCGGTCCGCGTCCCGCACGGCGCCGCCGAGCAGCGAGCCGAGCAGCAGCGTGAGGCCGACCGCGACCGCCCCGATGAGGGCGCCGCGCCGCAGCACGCGCCGCCGCAGCTCCCAGATGGCGGCCCGGGGACCGAGCGTGCGCCACGCCTCGCCCGCGAGGCGCCCGTCGACGGAGTACACGGGCGCGCCCGCGATGATCAGCGGCGACCACGCGGCCAGATAGATGATGTCCGGCGCGTCGTAGGCGGGCACGGTCTTCCAGCTCACCGTGACGATGAGCGCGGCGGAGAGCAGCACGCCGATGGAGGCGGCGAGGCGCTGCCAGAGCCCGAGCACCGTGAGTACGCCCACGATGACCTGGAAGAAGGCGATGCAGAGTCCGGCGCCCACCGGATGCTGGAGGGCGAAGTCGCGCAGCGGCTCGGCGAGCGCCCAGGGGTGCAGCGAGGTGAGCCACTTGACCATGGAGCCGCGCTCGCCGCCGTCGAAGTAGACGGGGTCGCACAGCTTGCCCATGCCGGCGTAGATGGAGATGAAGCCGAGGAAGACGCGCAGCGGGAGCAGCACGACGCCGAGGTTCATCCGGCGACCGGGGTAGTAGGCGTGCCGCACGGGGTCGGACCCGTGCCGCTTCACCCGCTCGGCACCTTCGGCGCCCCCGGTCCCCTCGTCGTAGTCGTCGTAGTCGTCGTCGAACTCGTCGCCGCCCTGGGCGATCCGCTCGTCGTAGTCGCTGCTCGGCATCCGCATCTGCGGCAGCAGCCGGGTCTCTGGTTCGGGGCCGCCGGGCGTCGCGACGGTGCCCGGGCCTTCGTCGCCGAGGTCGACGCGCGGGATGACCTGGGTGGCGCCGCCGTCGTCGTAGGGCCCGGCCTGCTGGGCCGAGTGGCGTACGCCCGTGCCGCGCACGGCCTGCAGCAGTCCGGTCGCTCCCGGGTCGCCCGGCTCGGACTTCCCGCTCCATACGACGGGTGCGCGACGCTTGGTGGCGCCGCCCACGACCGGGATGCGCACCGTTTCGTCGGCGGTGCCCAAGTGACGTGAGATGCGCGGGGATTGAGTGCGCCCAGCGGCGGGGAGCTGCACGCGGAAACTCGCGTGATTGACGATGACCTGCGCCGGGTCGCTCGGCACCTTCACCATGCTCAGCGCGGGAGCTTCGTCGAAGCCTGACGAGCTTCCCCCCGTGGGTGTGCGGGGTGTTCTGGTGTCCACACTCATCTAACCGAGTGATGTGTGTTTAGGACACTGCCTTGACCATGGGGAAATGTCCGGGCCGCGTCAAGAGATCAACGCGGCCCGGACACCTGTACGCCTGGATGTGTTACGCGCGGCGCCTGGACGCCTCGTACAGCACGATGCCCGCGGCGACGCCCGCGTTCAGCGACTCGGCGCCACCCGGCATCGGGATCCGCACCCGGTAGTCGCAGGTCTCGCCGACGAGCCGGGAGAGGCCCTTGCCCTCGCTGCCGACGACGATGACGACGGGACCGCTCAGCGCGGGAAGCTCGCCGACCTCGTGCTCGCCGTCCGCCGCGAGGCCGACGACGGCGACGCCCGCCTTCTTGTACGCCTCCAGGGCGCGGGTCAGGTTCGTGCAGCGCGCGACCGGCGTCCGCGCGGCCGTACCGGCGGAGGACTTCCACGCACCGGCCGTCATTCCGGCGGCGCGGCGCTCGGGCACGACCACGCCGTGCCCGCCGAAGGCGGAGACGGAGCGGACGACCGCGCCGAGGTTGCGCGGGTCGGTGACGCCGTCGAGCGCGACGATCAGCGGGTCCTGGCCCTCGTCGTACGCGGCGGCGGCGAGGTCCTCGGGGTGCGCGTACTCGTACGGCGGGACCTGGAGGACGAGCCCCTGGTGGTTGAGGCCGTTCGTCATGCGGTCGAGCTCGGGCCGCGGCGCCTCCATCAGGTGGATGCCGCCGCGCTCGGCCGCGAGCTGGAGCGCCTCGCGGACCCGCTCGTCGTTGTCGATGAACTGCTGGACGTAGAGCGTGGAGGCGGGCACGCCGTCGCGCAGCGCCTCGAAGACCGGGTTGCGGCCGACGACCATCTCGGACGACGACTTGCCGCCGCGGCCCTTCGGCGCGGGACGGCGCGGGGCGCCCGCCGACTTCTTGGCCTTGGCGTTGGCGATGCGGTTCTTCACGTGCCCCTTGCGCGCCTCGGCGGGCGGCGTCGGGCCCTTGCCCTCAAGGCCGCGGCGCCGATTGCCGCCGCTGCCGACCTGCGCGCCCTTCTTGCCGGACATGCGGCGGTTGTTAGCGGCCATGACCTACCTGTCTGTCGTGATGCGTGTGCGCGCACGTGCGTACGCGTACGAGGTGTACGTCTATGAAGTGTGCCGCCCGGAGCGCCGGGCGGCACATCAGCGGGTGCCTAGCGCGGGCCGAGCGTCCAGCGCGGGCCGCTCGGGCTGTCCTCGATGACCAGGCCCGACTGGTTGAGCGAGTCACGGATGGCGTCGGCGGTGCCCCAGTCCTTGCGGACCCGGGCGGCCTCGCGCTGGTCGAGGACCAGGCGGACGAGGGTGTCGACGACGCCGTGCAGGTCTTCGCCCCGGTCGCCCTCGCCACCGGCCCAGTGCGGGTCGAGCGGGTCGAGGCCGAGGACGCCGAGCATGGCACGCACCTCGGCGAGCCGTGCGATGGCGGCTTCCTTGTCGTCGGCGGCGAGGGCGGAGTTCCCCTGCCGGACCGTGGTGTGCACGATGGCGAGCGCCTGCGGGACGCCCATGTCGTCGTCCATGGCGTCGGCGAACGCGGGCGGCACCTCGGCGGCGGCGTCGACGACGCCCCCGGCCTTCTCCACCACGCGCTGCACGAAGCCCTCGATGCGCGCGAACGCGGACTCGGCCTCGCGCAGGGCCTCCGGGCTGTACTCGATCATCGAGCGGTAGTGCGGGGTGCCCAGGTAGTAGCGGAGCACGATCGGCCGCCACTGCTTGACCATTTCACTCACGAGCACCGAGTTCCCGAGGGACTTCGACATCTTCTCGCCGCTCATCGTGACCCAGCCGTTGTGCACCCAGTACCGCGCGAAGGCGTCGCCGAAGCCCTTGGCCTGGGCGATCTCGTTCTCGTGGTGCGGGAAGATCAGGTCGATTCCGCCG contains:
- a CDS encoding bifunctional DNA primase/polymerase; this translates as MTQPTDIRREHLSTALALASSGVPVLPLRAGKVPFGNCRACADNACGGRPNMKTPGPCTCPAPCHAWAAATTDPDVINSPTWARAWRDAAAVAYHPGGADLTVVDLDTPAAVAWAARTLPATQTVASTRGEHWIYQGAMRSVNGVRAGIDIKSTMSYARWLGPGTGTLTALPDAVRALAVKTAPIRPVPQVITVPAPAPGGVCPHRTPAYLARGLAMAEQRITQATSGVHNAVYRTFLAVLSTHGRCGCLTDVHVGRLFTAAQTKGESARHCADAWTNARTALGM
- a CDS encoding ATP-binding protein — protein: MSEDEKNPAREVITDYAQAHFRYFRTPDGTVYAQKKGHPVARPIRSQGTTGSHRQELMVGLFHDGRGVFNGTALKEALDLIEALALSEDVQPVHIRVAPGFDGATWLDLGRDDGQSVRIHPTGWEITVPDPREVCWRRTQLTGELPLPAKDTNGKGIDLLMRLCNFATAETECLALAWLIGCLGPSVPVPAPFLTGPQGAGKSTGGRMLIRIVEGMSGDLRRAPKDEENLIAAVAAGWVTALDNLSHMTPDLSDAMCCIVTGAESVKRALFTDGDVFRVGYRRPLLLTGIDVGVIRPDLAERLLPLRLERPRVRRTEAELWAEYAEVLPVVLGSLLDLTVKVRAADAETPTDLRMADFAHLCAQLDTATGFGTLAAYRASLDDLNDDVIEGDLLAQTVLRHADTLTPGTAQRMTSTEWLHLLSGLYSSDEVRPLPKGWPTTGKVLSDRLKRLQPTLAARGVLIDAGRTSEGRYLEMARREDPPPREQQQVF
- a CDS encoding helix-turn-helix domain-containing protein; the encoded protein is MSTAIAAPVDRLLYKPEEAAEALAIGRSTVYELMAEGALKYIKLGRLRRIRRRDLEAYVENLAPLPA
- a CDS encoding tyrosine-type recombinase/integrase, with protein sequence MSPRKANNESSIYFGADGWWHGRVTMGVKNDGSPDRRHRRARTEPEIKRKVKALEQQRDQGRAPTAGRKPTVAKWMETYLTDIASLKLKPRSLDDYWSKTRNDIVPGVGQHRIDKLQPEHLERMYRAMLDAGHAPSHVVKVHRILSRALKIAHRRRMISENVATLVDPPSVDETEANPFSKEEAKAFLEAAAKRPTFMRWIVGVGMGFRQGETLGLRWTYVDLEAELFHPKWQLQRLTWRHGCDDPHACGARRHRFVSCPPNCTRHEGYKRGCPKPCTKTCKKHASICPQRKGGGLVFTRPKTKKSQNAVPIPPVFIPFLRDHKAQQDEMRTAAAELWQEHDVVFARPDGRPFDPRADYEEFKELLEEAGIDDRRLYDGSRHTAGTILNELGVDMPTIMEILRHTQISQTRRYVKGRSHLSKDAMRRMGEFFVPGPQSPDPEPSQGPTETTTETPDTRAARSRRRRRIR
- a CDS encoding ABC transporter ATP-binding protein: MATVTFDKATRIYPGGDKPAVDGLDIEIEDGEFLVLVGPSGCGKSTSLRMLAGLEDVNAGAIRIGDRDVTHLPPKDRDIAMVFQNYALYPHMTVADNMGFALKIAGVNKAEIRQKVEDAAKILDLTEYLGRKPKALSGGQRQRVAMGRAIVREPQVFLMDEPLSNLDAKLRVSTRTQIASLQRRLGITTVYVTHDQVEAMTMGDRVAVLKDGLLQQVDSPRNMYDRPANLFVAGFIGSPAMNLVEVPITDGGVKFGNSVVPVNREALSAAADRGDRTVTVGVRPEHFDIVEQNGAAAKALSKESADAPAGLAVSVNVVEELGADGYVYGTAEVSGEQKDLVVRVNGRQVPEKGAQLHVVPRPGETHVFSTSTGERLSD
- a CDS encoding nucleotidyltransferase family protein, with protein sequence MTADPPPRQAVILAGGQGSRLRPYTDDRPKPMVEIPGTGTPIIGHQLAWLAEEGVTDAVVSCGHLAEVLKDWLDSADLPLNVTTVVEKEPLGRGGGLKYAAGHLPHADRPWYATNGDIWTRFSLRDMAAFHAERDATATLALARPRIPWGAVETDAFGHITDFIEAPPSPYLINAGVYVFSSSFTALLPDLGDHERTTFPRLAREKRLAGFPLPQGAYWRAIDTAKDLTEAAKELAAQRR
- a CDS encoding DoxX family protein, whose protein sequence is MSVDTRTPRTPTGGSSSGFDEAPALSMVKVPSDPAQVIVNHASFRVQLPAAGRTQSPRISRHLGTADETVRIPVVGGATKRRAPVVWSGKSEPGDPGATGLLQAVRGTGVRHSAQQAGPYDDGGATQVIPRVDLGDEGPGTVATPGGPEPETRLLPQMRMPSSDYDERIAQGGDEFDDDYDDYDEGTGGAEGAERVKRHGSDPVRHAYYPGRRMNLGVVLLPLRVFLGFISIYAGMGKLCDPVYFDGGERGSMVKWLTSLHPWALAEPLRDFALQHPVGAGLCIAFFQVIVGVLTVLGLWQRLAASIGVLLSAALIVTVSWKTVPAYDAPDIIYLAAWSPLIIAGAPVYSVDGRLAGEAWRTLGPRAAIWELRRRVLRRGALIGAVAVGLTLLLGSLLGGAVRDADRVTVPGPGEAPRNEQEGSPLPGDPAKKHHRRQSGSPTQSTGSPTQGQGSSASPTQGATSPGTARETGTVGSEQQPSQTQGSTAGQAPPQQSATQQQQPATTTAGPTSSGGGGTTGGSGGSGGSGGTGGTGGEKPGLLGGVLGH
- the rlmB gene encoding 23S rRNA (guanosine(2251)-2'-O)-methyltransferase RlmB; translated protein: MAANNRRMSGKKGAQVGSGGNRRRGLEGKGPTPPAEARKGHVKNRIANAKAKKSAGAPRRPAPKGRGGKSSSEMVVGRNPVFEALRDGVPASTLYVQQFIDNDERVREALQLAAERGGIHLMEAPRPELDRMTNGLNHQGLVLQVPPYEYAHPEDLAAAAYDEGQDPLIVALDGVTDPRNLGAVVRSVSAFGGHGVVVPERRAAGMTAGAWKSSAGTAARTPVARCTNLTRALEAYKKAGVAVVGLAADGEHEVGELPALSGPVVIVVGSEGKGLSRLVGETCDYRVRIPMPGGAESLNAGVAAGIVLYEASRRRA
- the cysS gene encoding cysteine--tRNA ligase, with product MTIRLYDTSARQIRDFSPLNDGCVSIYLCGATVQAAPHIGHIRSGLNFDIMRRWFAYRGYDVTFVRNVTDIDDKIIKKSAEQGRPWWSIGYENERAFNNGYDALGCLPPTYEPRATGHITEMVEMMRGLIERGHAYEAEGNVYFDVRSFPGYLELSNQDLDDLRQPSGEGETGKRDPRDFAMWKSAKEGEPSWETPWGHGRPGWHLECSAMAHKYLGTEFDIHGGGIDLIFPHHENEIAQAKGFGDAFARYWVHNGWVTMSGEKMSKSLGNSVLVSEMVKQWRPIVLRYYLGTPHYRSMIEYSPEALREAESAFARIEGFVQRVVEKAGGVVDAAAEVPPAFADAMDDDMGVPQALAIVHTTVRQGNSALAADDKEAAIARLAEVRAMLGVLGLDPLDPHWAGGEGDRGEDLHGVVDTLVRLVLDQREAARVRKDWGTADAIRDSLNQSGLVIEDSPSGPRWTLGPR